One genomic window of Halovivax cerinus includes the following:
- a CDS encoding dodecin, producing the protein MVFKKITLIGTSEESFEAATDNAIDRAESTLQNVHWVEVDELGVELASVADRQYQAEVTVAFELEE; encoded by the coding sequence ATGGTTTTCAAGAAGATCACGCTGATCGGAACGAGCGAGGAGAGCTTCGAGGCGGCGACCGACAACGCGATCGATCGCGCGGAGTCGACCCTCCAGAACGTACACTGGGTCGAAGTCGACGAACTCGGCGTCGAACTCGCGTCGGTCGCAGACAGACAGTACCAGGCCGAGGTCACCGTCGCCTTCGAACTCGAAGAGTAA
- a CDS encoding HesB/IscA family protein: MSTEPATGGDATAQIDVTESAAEQALSLIEDEGLDTDISGLRLFVQQGGCAGLSYGMRFDDEPDEDDTIYEHHGLRVFVDPASMKYIEGSVLDFESGLQAEGFHVENPNVVSECGCGESFRT, translated from the coding sequence ATGAGTACGGAACCGGCCACTGGCGGTGACGCCACGGCGCAGATCGACGTCACCGAATCCGCCGCCGAACAGGCCCTGTCTCTCATCGAAGACGAGGGACTGGATACCGACATCTCCGGACTTCGGCTGTTCGTCCAGCAAGGTGGCTGTGCGGGACTGTCCTACGGCATGCGCTTCGACGACGAACCGGACGAGGACGACACGATCTACGAACACCACGGCCTGCGCGTCTTCGTCGATCCGGCGAGCATGAAGTACATCGAGGGGAGCGTCCTCGACTTCGAATCCGGATTGCAGGCAGAAGGGTTCCACGTCGAGAACCCGAACGTCGTCAGCGAGTGCGGGTGCGGCGAGTCGTTCCGAACCTGA
- the hisD gene encoding histidinol dehydrogenase translates to MTIDVRELAELGPTERSALFDRDAGIDSVRDDVADIVERVREEGDVAVRSFSEEFDEVTVGNIDCTDRCERAWESLEDDVRAAIETAIENVETFHRAQLPDDWRETFDSGRELGRRFRPIDRVGVYVPGGAAAYPSSAIMGIVPAVVAGVEHVAVVTPPADDPNPATLGAIHAAGADAVYTVGGAQGVSALAYGTETVDRVQKVVGPGNRWVTAAKAEVRGDVEIDLLAGPSEVLVIADETANASNVADELLAQAEHDPNASVVAVTDDEETAEAIADELAARSPEQVRADVVEGALSNDASGVFLARSMSEAILFAESYAPEHLAIHAADDEAILDRIDSAGSVFLGPYTPVAAGDYASGTNHVLPTGGGARVTGGLAVETFLRATTVQRLSRDGLAALSDTITTLADAEGLDAHAESVRRRLEE, encoded by the coding sequence ATGACCATCGACGTACGGGAACTCGCCGAGCTCGGCCCCACAGAACGGTCGGCGCTGTTCGATCGGGACGCCGGTATCGACAGCGTCCGTGACGACGTTGCCGACATCGTCGAGCGCGTCCGCGAAGAGGGTGACGTCGCCGTTCGATCGTTCTCCGAGGAGTTCGACGAGGTGACCGTCGGTAACATCGACTGTACGGATCGCTGCGAGCGAGCCTGGGAGTCGCTCGAAGACGACGTTCGGGCGGCGATCGAGACCGCGATCGAGAACGTCGAGACGTTCCACCGGGCCCAGCTGCCAGACGACTGGCGCGAGACGTTCGATTCGGGACGCGAACTGGGCCGACGGTTCCGACCGATCGACCGGGTCGGCGTCTACGTGCCGGGTGGCGCGGCGGCGTATCCTTCGAGCGCGATCATGGGAATCGTCCCGGCCGTAGTCGCCGGCGTCGAGCACGTTGCGGTCGTCACGCCGCCCGCGGACGACCCGAACCCAGCCACCCTGGGCGCGATCCACGCCGCGGGCGCGGACGCCGTCTACACCGTCGGTGGTGCGCAGGGTGTCTCGGCACTCGCCTACGGAACGGAGACGGTCGACCGCGTACAGAAGGTCGTCGGCCCCGGGAATCGGTGGGTGACGGCCGCCAAGGCCGAGGTACGAGGAGACGTCGAGATCGACCTCCTCGCCGGGCCGAGCGAGGTCCTCGTGATCGCCGACGAGACGGCCAACGCGTCGAACGTGGCAGACGAGCTGCTCGCGCAGGCAGAACACGATCCGAACGCGTCGGTCGTCGCCGTGACCGACGACGAGGAGACGGCCGAGGCGATCGCCGACGAACTCGCGGCCCGGTCTCCCGAGCAGGTTCGCGCGGACGTCGTCGAAGGTGCCCTCTCGAACGACGCAAGTGGGGTCTTCCTCGCGCGATCGATGAGCGAGGCGATCCTCTTCGCGGAGTCCTACGCCCCCGAACACCTTGCGATCCACGCCGCCGACGACGAGGCGATCCTCGATCGGATCGACAGTGCCGGAAGCGTCTTTCTCGGCCCGTACACACCGGTCGCTGCCGGTGACTATGCGAGCGGGACGAACCACGTCCTCCCGACGGGCGGCGGCGCGCGGGTGACCGGCGGTCTCGCCGTGGAGACGTTTCTCCGGGCGACGACTGTCCAGCGCCTCTCCCGTGACGGGTTGGCAGCGTTGTCCGACACCATCACGACGCTTGCCGACGCCGAGGGCCTCGACGCCCACGCCGAGAGCGTTCGACGGAGACTCGAGGAGTAG
- a CDS encoding plastocyanin/azurin family copper-binding protein: protein MDRRTASSRRRTLERIGAAMGVVWLAGCSDGGGPEDDGDGGDTGDDGIETGDGADNETDDGVGDDDNETDGAGNETADNETAGNETNGNETDGNESTGGGASGAIEPDTSIEFSAQTTAWVGIAPDAIADQDNPELTLHGGESYEIGWTEGDGAGHNIEIWDSNGEVIDDLSTEVVSDPGDGQWLQFEASDEMANYVCQPHQTTMIGDISVE, encoded by the coding sequence ATGGATCGACGAACCGCATCATCACGTCGTCGCACGCTCGAACGAATCGGCGCAGCGATGGGCGTCGTCTGGCTCGCCGGGTGTTCCGACGGCGGCGGGCCCGAAGACGACGGTGACGGAGGCGATACCGGCGACGATGGAATCGAGACGGGAGACGGAGCGGACAACGAGACGGACGACGGCGTCGGAGACGACGACAACGAGACGGACGGTGCGGGTAACGAAACCGCCGACAACGAGACGGCCGGAAACGAGACGAATGGAAACGAAACTGACGGCAACGAGAGTACCGGTGGCGGTGCGAGCGGCGCGATCGAACCGGACACGTCGATCGAATTCAGCGCACAGACGACCGCGTGGGTAGGAATCGCGCCCGACGCTATCGCCGACCAGGACAACCCGGAGCTCACCTTGCATGGCGGCGAATCCTACGAGATCGGCTGGACCGAGGGCGACGGTGCGGGCCACAACATCGAGATCTGGGACTCGAACGGTGAGGTCATCGACGACCTCTCGACGGAGGTCGTCTCCGATCCGGGGGACGGCCAGTGGCTCCAGTTCGAAGCGAGCGACGAGATGGCGAACTACGTCTGTCAACCGCACCAGACGACGATGATCGGGGACATTTCCGTCGAGTAA
- a CDS encoding NAD(P)/FAD-dependent oxidoreductase, whose amino-acid sequence MERVDVAIVGGGPAGASAAEQAAAHGAETVCLEQGVPREDRDELGPDSTDAAGMLDYWVDIMDEDYREIPDDVVLRELSGTDFIGPDNRVRIDTTGMDSTYPGFGFTFDRTQMDDWLHERAVDAGADVRVGTSVSSFETDRTAGGQTHTLTLSDGDELEADRVVLADGPQRRITLDALDQFTPAGTSMSQFLSPPEANHIAYQEYREFPADLFPDDRLLFWWGWMPGETAYPWVFPNDGTVARVGLTMPIGMSLDDVAHPESYRLLRPDDDGIPSGSTYIDRLLETVYGDECDVETDIPRVEDRGKSKGTETYPISSTRPIDSPVQAGIAVAGGAMGTTSAFHEGGYHVAVRTGKIAGRLAAIDELGSYNDVWKRAIGSEILRNVSFADIVAEYEPDDWDRVFGVADSMIGDGHRDSRGDGLLSRGYSAGVGATKLLLAYKRRKFGYRNGGYVQFAEDDYVY is encoded by the coding sequence ATGGAACGCGTAGACGTCGCGATCGTGGGTGGTGGACCCGCAGGCGCGTCGGCCGCGGAGCAGGCGGCCGCCCACGGTGCCGAGACGGTCTGTCTGGAACAGGGCGTCCCTCGGGAGGACCGTGACGAACTCGGCCCAGATTCGACTGACGCAGCCGGGATGCTCGACTACTGGGTCGACATTATGGACGAAGACTATCGGGAGATTCCCGACGACGTCGTTCTCAGGGAGTTGTCGGGGACGGACTTCATCGGGCCCGACAACCGCGTGAGGATCGACACGACCGGGATGGACTCGACGTACCCCGGATTCGGATTCACGTTCGATCGAACGCAGATGGACGACTGGCTCCACGAACGGGCCGTCGACGCCGGCGCTGACGTCCGCGTTGGGACGAGCGTCTCCTCGTTCGAGACCGACCGCACGGCCGGCGGACAGACCCACACGCTCACACTATCGGACGGCGACGAACTCGAAGCCGACCGCGTCGTCCTGGCCGACGGCCCCCAGCGCCGGATCACGCTCGACGCGCTCGACCAGTTCACCCCGGCCGGAACGAGCATGTCGCAGTTCCTCTCACCACCCGAGGCCAATCACATCGCCTACCAGGAGTATCGCGAGTTCCCGGCGGACCTGTTCCCGGACGACCGTCTGCTCTTCTGGTGGGGGTGGATGCCCGGTGAAACGGCCTATCCCTGGGTCTTCCCGAACGACGGAACGGTCGCCCGCGTCGGATTGACGATGCCGATCGGAATGTCGCTCGACGACGTCGCGCACCCGGAATCGTATCGCCTCCTGCGACCGGACGACGACGGAATCCCGTCGGGGTCGACGTATATCGATCGCCTGCTCGAGACGGTCTACGGCGACGAGTGCGACGTCGAAACGGACATCCCACGTGTCGAAGACCGCGGTAAGTCGAAGGGAACCGAGACGTACCCGATCTCATCGACGCGACCGATCGACTCACCCGTCCAGGCCGGCATCGCCGTCGCCGGTGGCGCCATGGGTACCACCTCGGCGTTTCACGAGGGCGGCTACCACGTCGCCGTCCGAACCGGCAAGATCGCCGGTCGTCTCGCCGCGATCGACGAGCTCGGATCGTACAACGACGTCTGGAAACGGGCGATCGGGAGCGAGATCCTGCGTAACGTCTCGTTCGCGGACATCGTCGCCGAGTACGAACCGGACGACTGGGACCGCGTCTTCGGCGTCGCGGATAGTATGATCGGCGACGGTCACCGTGACAGCCGCGGCGACGGCTTGCTCAGTCGCGGCTACTCCGCCGGCGTCGGCGCCACTAAACTCCTCCTCGCGTACAAACGCCGTAAGTTCGGGTACCGAAACGGCGGCTACGTCCAGTTCGCCGAGGACGACTACGTCTACTGA
- a CDS encoding enoyl-CoA hydratase/isomerase family protein yields the protein MSESPNVTVEIADEIGRVTMNRPENHNAMTPEMAGEIALGLGDLATDDEVRCIVLTGSGGTFNTGADLAGLEGDERDEAVIDSVADPLHESVRTMTTAPKPVVTGINGVVAGGGLGLALASDVAIMSEDARIQYAYPSIGLSGDGGITWLLPRLLGLRRAQAFALRNEGFDAHEAVEVGLVTEAVPTDAFDDRLAEAATELAAGPTKALGTIKRLLFDGADRSLDDHLAQERDELTGLTATDDYAIGIDTFFDDEEPDFSGR from the coding sequence ATGAGCGAGTCACCGAACGTGACAGTCGAGATAGCCGACGAGATCGGCCGCGTCACGATGAACCGACCGGAGAACCACAACGCGATGACTCCGGAGATGGCCGGCGAGATCGCGTTGGGTCTCGGAGACCTCGCGACGGACGACGAGGTCCGCTGCATCGTGCTGACGGGCTCCGGCGGAACGTTCAACACCGGCGCGGATCTCGCCGGTCTCGAGGGCGACGAACGCGACGAAGCGGTCATCGACTCGGTGGCCGACCCCTTACACGAGAGTGTGCGAACGATGACGACCGCGCCGAAGCCGGTCGTCACAGGGATCAACGGTGTTGTCGCCGGTGGCGGGCTCGGACTCGCACTCGCGTCCGACGTCGCGATCATGTCCGAAGACGCCCGAATCCAGTACGCGTACCCGTCGATCGGCCTCTCCGGTGACGGGGGCATCACCTGGCTCTTGCCCCGCCTCCTCGGGCTTCGACGGGCACAGGCGTTCGCCCTCCGTAACGAGGGGTTCGACGCGCATGAGGCGGTCGAGGTCGGCCTCGTGACCGAGGCCGTGCCGACCGACGCGTTCGACGACCGTCTCGCGGAGGCGGCGACGGAGCTGGCCGCCGGTCCGACGAAGGCCCTCGGAACGATCAAACGGTTACTGTTCGACGGTGCCGATCGCTCACTCGACGACCACCTCGCGCAGGAACGAGACGAACTGACGGGCCTCACGGCCACCGACGATTACGCGATCGGGATCGACACCTTCTTCGACGACGAGGAACCGGACTTTTCGGGCCGGTAA
- a CDS encoding DHH family phosphoesterase, with product MSRGETLAAMLADVPRVVILCHDNPDPDCLASALAFEHIAIAHGVADTSIVYGGEISHQQNRAFVNMLDIDVERNGTVDTDGFVAFVDHARRSVSSAGADVDPDAVVDHHPGPDVDAPFVDVRPDYGATATIFVEYLESLDLDVPPRLATALLFALHRERLDFVREPTRAEYEAALVVYDRADLDALEQLYGSAFTPATLDAIGEAIRSRSRRGSALVATVGRTTETDALPQAADYLLNVEGVNTVLTYGIVGRTIRLSARSIDPRVNVGETLRDVFGDLGPAGGHHDMGGGTIDLGIFGDVTDSDDAGILLSILNPRIEDRFFDALRLSPDR from the coding sequence ATGTCGCGGGGGGAGACGCTGGCGGCGATGCTGGCGGACGTACCACGGGTGGTGATACTCTGCCACGACAACCCGGATCCGGACTGCCTCGCGAGTGCCCTCGCGTTCGAACACATCGCGATCGCACACGGGGTGGCGGACACGTCGATCGTCTACGGCGGCGAGATCTCCCACCAGCAAAATCGAGCCTTCGTCAACATGCTCGACATCGACGTCGAACGAAACGGAACCGTCGACACGGACGGGTTCGTCGCGTTCGTCGATCACGCGCGCCGCAGCGTCTCGTCGGCCGGTGCGGACGTCGACCCCGACGCCGTCGTGGATCACCACCCAGGCCCCGACGTCGACGCGCCGTTCGTGGACGTGCGGCCCGACTACGGGGCGACGGCGACGATATTCGTGGAGTACCTGGAATCGCTGGACCTGGACGTCCCGCCGCGCCTGGCGACCGCCCTGCTATTTGCGCTCCATCGCGAGCGGCTCGACTTCGTCCGTGAACCGACCCGCGCGGAGTACGAAGCGGCGCTCGTCGTCTACGACCGGGCCGACCTCGACGCGCTCGAACAACTCTACGGAAGCGCCTTCACACCGGCGACGCTCGATGCGATCGGGGAGGCGATACGATCGCGTTCGCGCCGTGGTTCCGCGCTGGTCGCGACGGTCGGGCGAACGACCGAAACCGACGCGCTTCCACAGGCCGCCGACTACCTGTTGAACGTCGAGGGAGTCAACACGGTGTTGACCTACGGCATCGTCGGGCGAACGATCAGGCTGAGCGCGCGCTCCATCGATCCTCGAGTGAACGTCGGTGAAACGCTCCGCGACGTGTTCGGCGACCTCGGTCCGGCCGGCGGTCACCACGATATGGGCGGTGGCACGATCGACCTCGGTATCTTCGGCGACGTCACCGACAGTGACGACGCCGGTATCCTGCTCTCGATATTGAACCCACGCATCGAGGATCGGTTCTTCGACGCGTTGCGACTCTCTCCGGACCGGTGA
- a CDS encoding DUF1918 domain-containing protein yields the protein MSFEEDDRVVLSDKHSEFDGETGTITQTMESMFGDVTYTISFEDGQETGVPEDALESAPDDADTDEA from the coding sequence ATGAGCTTCGAAGAAGACGATCGAGTCGTCCTCTCGGACAAGCACAGCGAGTTCGACGGCGAGACGGGCACCATCACCCAGACGATGGAGTCCATGTTCGGCGACGTGACGTACACCATCAGCTTCGAGGACGGGCAGGAAACCGGCGTCCCCGAGGACGCCCTCGAATCGGCTCCGGACGACGCCGACACAGACGAAGCGTAA
- a CDS encoding RNA-binding protein, giving the protein MSKIPLHYVDLRAFCYATEDDKRVEQALEHFLPEDVDLERTETTGHYGDRILVYSVRVERADELRHVLDRLAAGPDVDRVIDELDDRVTENTELFLSLDKQSAFGGTTRLGDGITFRGKLEAYPATREAAVENARTLLTELVSDSTA; this is encoded by the coding sequence ATGTCGAAGATTCCCTTACACTACGTCGACCTGCGAGCGTTCTGCTACGCCACGGAAGACGACAAACGCGTCGAGCAGGCGCTCGAACACTTCCTCCCGGAGGACGTCGATCTCGAGCGTACCGAGACGACGGGCCACTACGGCGACCGCATCCTCGTCTACTCGGTCCGTGTCGAACGCGCGGACGAGCTCAGACACGTCCTCGACCGGCTGGCGGCGGGGCCGGACGTCGACCGCGTGATCGACGAACTCGACGATCGCGTCACGGAGAACACGGAACTGTTCCTCAGCCTCGACAAGCAGTCCGCGTTCGGGGGAACGACGCGACTCGGAGACGGCATCACGTTCCGGGGGAAACTCGAGGCCTACCCCGCAACGCGCGAGGCGGCCGTCGAGAACGCTCGAACGCTGCTCACCGAACTGGTCTCAGACTCGACAGCGTAA
- a CDS encoding YcaO-like family protein, whose translation MDVPVVGDDPIREEVAAALTDVDVGVTDATADELADVPLAVVGGIAGAEVFATANRSARQGNTPWIAVEVGGVGGHPISSIDAAVAAFGPDTACFECLRARVRSTRDEPTSSKPRGARANARLAGAVAGRECVRLLTDGGDDLRGSVLELPHARRVVLPVPGCDCQESPRNRSIDPADDDERSLEETVDAMDRAIDDRVGIVRSIGEIDSYPIPYYLATLATTSPYSDATAPTNAAGVDEDWNRAFVKAIGEGLERYCAGVYRESDFVAAPAADLDRVLEPTDIVRPDDAASFDPTASTLWIDGVELSSGERTHLPADAIHFPQPGPGHVPQITTGLGLGSSVADALFAGLTEVVERDATMLSWYSTFEPRELDVADDRFDRIARRVESEGLTVTPLVVTQDVDVPVVTVALHRTDGEWPAFAVGSAADLNAVDAAQSALAEATQNWMELRSIGREESADAGAWIGTYASFPDPARAFVDTSESVAATDLGPGEDLDAQMAVETVVDRLVEADLTPYAGRITTRDVEKLGLEAVRVVVPTAQPLFTDEPYFGDRAEAVPRALGFEPLLDREPHPYP comes from the coding sequence ATGGACGTACCCGTCGTCGGAGACGATCCGATTCGCGAGGAGGTCGCTGCAGCGTTGACAGACGTCGACGTCGGAGTCACCGACGCGACAGCGGACGAACTCGCAGACGTCCCACTCGCGGTGGTCGGCGGTATCGCGGGAGCCGAGGTCTTCGCAACGGCGAACCGGAGCGCCCGGCAGGGGAACACGCCCTGGATCGCCGTCGAGGTGGGCGGTGTCGGCGGTCACCCGATTTCGTCGATCGACGCCGCAGTCGCAGCGTTCGGCCCCGATACGGCCTGCTTCGAGTGTCTCAGAGCACGCGTACGCTCGACGCGGGACGAACCCACCTCGTCGAAGCCACGGGGCGCCAGGGCGAACGCCCGCCTCGCCGGTGCGGTCGCCGGTCGAGAGTGCGTCCGACTCCTGACCGACGGCGGTGACGACCTCCGCGGATCGGTGCTCGAACTCCCCCACGCTCGTCGTGTGGTTCTCCCGGTCCCGGGCTGTGATTGTCAGGAGTCGCCCAGGAATCGGTCCATCGATCCGGCCGACGACGATGAGCGATCGCTCGAGGAGACGGTCGACGCGATGGATCGCGCAATCGACGACCGCGTCGGCATCGTCCGATCGATCGGCGAGATCGACTCGTATCCGATTCCGTACTACCTGGCCACGCTCGCGACCACGAGTCCCTACAGCGACGCGACCGCCCCAACGAACGCCGCGGGCGTCGACGAGGACTGGAACCGTGCGTTCGTGAAGGCGATCGGTGAGGGGCTCGAACGCTACTGTGCGGGCGTCTACCGCGAAAGTGACTTCGTCGCCGCACCCGCGGCAGACCTCGATCGTGTCCTCGAACCCACCGACATCGTCAGGCCGGACGACGCCGCGTCGTTCGATCCGACGGCGTCGACGCTGTGGATCGACGGCGTCGAGCTCTCGTCTGGAGAACGGACCCACCTGCCGGCCGACGCGATTCACTTTCCCCAGCCGGGGCCGGGTCACGTCCCGCAGATAACGACCGGCCTCGGTCTCGGCTCCTCGGTGGCGGACGCCCTCTTCGCGGGCCTGACGGAGGTCGTCGAACGCGACGCGACGATGCTCTCGTGGTACTCGACGTTCGAACCGCGCGAACTCGACGTGGCCGACGACCGATTCGACCGGATCGCCCGTCGTGTCGAGAGCGAGGGGCTCACAGTGACGCCGCTGGTAGTCACACAGGACGTCGACGTTCCGGTCGTCACAGTTGCACTCCACCGAACGGACGGCGAGTGGCCGGCGTTCGCAGTCGGTTCCGCGGCCGATCTGAACGCCGTCGATGCGGCCCAAAGCGCGCTCGCTGAGGCGACGCAGAACTGGATGGAACTGCGTTCGATCGGACGAGAGGAATCCGCTGATGCGGGCGCCTGGATCGGAACGTACGCCTCGTTCCCCGATCCGGCTCGTGCGTTCGTCGACACGTCGGAGTCGGTCGCCGCGACCGACCTCGGCCCGGGCGAGGATCTCGACGCTCAGATGGCCGTCGAGACGGTCGTCGATCGCCTCGTCGAGGCGGATCTGACGCCGTACGCCGGTCGAATCACCACTCGGGACGTCGAGAAACTCGGGCTCGAGGCGGTGCGCGTCGTCGTCCCGACGGCGCAGCCGCTCTTTACGGACGAGCCATACTTCGGCGACCGGGCAGAGGCGGTTCCCCGTGCGCTCGGCTTCGAACCACTGCTCGATCGCGAGCCGCATCCGTACCCCTGA
- the guaB gene encoding IMP dehydrogenase, with protein sequence MANDVPPDEFYSEKLRVPEALTFDDVLLRPKESRVEPDDADLTTRVSTNVEVSIPILSAAMDTVTESGLAVEMARQGGLGVLHRNMTIDRMVEEITRVKRADELIIPFDDVVTADPEMSVREVDELMAREGVGGAPVVNTRGEVLGIISSTDIRPHLEVNEDDPVTEAMTDEVITAPDDIDARDAFDLMYDHKIERVPVVDDENLLVGLVTMQGILQRREYEQAVRDADGQLRVGVAVSPFEMDRALAADEAGADVLFIDTAHAHNLNVIDGATEIKESVDADVVVGNVGTREAAEELVDFADGIKVGIGPGSICTTRVVSGAGMPQITAVSQVADVAAKHDVPVIADGGIRYSGDAIKAIAAGADAVMLGSYFAGTDEAPGRVVTMNGKKYKQYRGMGSVGAMKSGDTERYLKEDPDDEDEYVPEGVEAATPYKGTLKSELHQLSGGMQSGMGYVGAETISEFKDRAEFVRVSSAGQAEGHAHDVVITDEAPNYSPNSE encoded by the coding sequence ATGGCGAACGACGTTCCACCGGACGAATTTTATTCGGAGAAGTTGCGGGTACCCGAGGCGCTGACGTTCGACGACGTCCTGCTTCGACCCAAAGAGAGCCGGGTCGAACCCGACGACGCCGATCTCACCACGCGCGTCTCGACCAACGTCGAGGTGTCGATTCCCATCCTCTCCGCTGCGATGGACACTGTCACGGAGAGCGGGCTGGCCGTGGAGATGGCGCGACAGGGCGGCCTCGGCGTCCTCCACCGGAACATGACGATCGACCGGATGGTCGAGGAGATCACCCGCGTCAAGCGCGCGGACGAACTCATCATCCCCTTCGACGACGTGGTCACCGCCGATCCGGAGATGTCGGTCCGTGAAGTCGACGAGTTGATGGCCCGCGAGGGTGTCGGCGGCGCGCCCGTCGTCAACACCCGGGGCGAGGTCCTGGGCATCATCTCCAGTACGGACATCAGGCCACACCTCGAGGTGAACGAGGACGACCCCGTCACGGAGGCGATGACCGACGAGGTGATCACGGCACCGGACGATATCGACGCGCGCGACGCGTTCGACCTCATGTACGACCACAAGATCGAACGCGTCCCCGTCGTCGACGACGAGAACCTCCTCGTCGGTCTGGTGACGATGCAGGGCATCCTCCAGCGCCGGGAGTACGAACAGGCCGTCCGCGACGCCGACGGGCAACTGCGCGTCGGCGTCGCCGTCAGCCCCTTCGAGATGGATCGTGCGCTGGCCGCGGACGAGGCGGGTGCGGACGTGCTGTTCATCGACACCGCCCACGCACACAACCTGAACGTCATCGACGGCGCGACCGAAATCAAAGAGAGCGTCGATGCGGACGTCGTCGTCGGTAACGTCGGCACGCGTGAGGCTGCCGAAGAACTCGTCGACTTCGCCGACGGCATCAAGGTGGGTATCGGTCCCGGATCGATCTGTACGACGCGCGTCGTCTCCGGTGCCGGCATGCCCCAGATCACTGCCGTCTCGCAGGTCGCAGACGTCGCCGCGAAACACGACGTCCCCGTCATCGCCGACGGCGGCATCCGCTACTCCGGCGATGCCATCAAGGCGATCGCCGCCGGTGCCGACGCCGTCATGCTCGGATCGTACTTCGCGGGAACCGACGAGGCGCCCGGCCGCGTCGTCACGATGAACGGCAAGAAGTACAAGCAGTACCGCGGCATGGGTTCGGTCGGTGCGATGAAATCGGGCGACACAGAGCGCTATCTCAAGGAAGATCCGGACGACGAGGACGAGTACGTCCCCGAGGGCGTCGAGGCGGCGACTCCGTACAAGGGGACACTCAAATCAGAACTCCACCAGCTCTCCGGAGGGATGCAGTCCGGAATGGGGTACGTCGGTGCCGAGACGATCTCCGAGTTCAAAGACCGCGCCGAGTTCGTCCGCGTCTCCAGTGCGGGCCAGGCCGAGGGACACGCCCACGACGTCGTCATCACCGACGAGGCGCCCAACTATTCGCCGAATTCTGAGTGA
- a CDS encoding DUF5794 domain-containing protein — MSASTHPIARRLSSVGDSDLSLLALVMGLPLIDGIFPALVLAGALDDPVGAIQVGLLIFGGSATVAVILGELDGSPREQARVVLIVGLPLIALAALQAAVAPSIASVLDLFVFERFAALVIAAVAAKTASATIGEYLPSPAVVIGLGLLASLDPSGATFELLADPALVANATLAAVIGVGFALSLAVFGPRLRDYVDVDRFRFGCALALGLLPLSLLGMAFGQAPLAVLLVAGLFALDPGGDETDDESPSPERPSMGTPNAHRTDGGSPPSRQESEDDAYGTYPGDDSTDTVGRAPWL; from the coding sequence ATGAGTGCCTCCACACACCCGATCGCCAGACGCCTATCCAGCGTCGGCGACTCCGATCTCTCACTGCTCGCCCTCGTGATGGGACTTCCCCTGATCGACGGGATCTTTCCGGCGCTCGTCCTCGCGGGAGCCCTGGACGACCCGGTCGGGGCGATCCAGGTCGGCTTGCTCATCTTCGGCGGGAGTGCGACGGTCGCCGTGATACTCGGTGAGCTAGACGGGTCGCCACGAGAACAGGCCCGCGTGGTACTCATCGTGGGACTCCCGTTGATTGCACTCGCCGCGCTGCAGGCGGCCGTCGCACCTTCGATCGCGAGCGTGCTCGACCTGTTCGTCTTCGAACGCTTCGCGGCGCTCGTCATCGCGGCTGTCGCCGCGAAGACCGCCAGCGCGACCATCGGCGAGTACCTCCCGAGCCCGGCCGTCGTCATCGGGCTCGGTCTGCTCGCCAGCCTCGATCCCTCCGGCGCCACGTTCGAGCTCCTCGCCGACCCCGCACTGGTCGCGAACGCGACCCTCGCGGCCGTGATCGGCGTCGGGTTCGCCCTCTCGCTGGCCGTCTTCGGACCGAGGCTTCGTGACTACGTCGACGTGGATCGATTCCGGTTCGGCTGTGCCCTCGCGCTCGGACTGCTCCCGCTGTCGCTCCTCGGGATGGCGTTCGGACAGGCGCCCCTCGCCGTCCTCCTGGTCGCCGGCCTCTTCGCCCTCGATCCTGGCGGCGACGAGACAGACGACGAGTCGCCGTCTCCAGAAAGACCGTCGATGGGCACCCCCAACGCACACCGTACGGATGGCGGGTCGCCGCCGTCTCGTCAGGAATCGGAGGACGATGCGTACGGAACGTACCCCGGCGACGACTCGACCGATACGGTCGGTCGAGCGCCGTGGCTCTAG